GCGACTGATTAATTCCGTTTATGTAGTATTCTATTGGATCCTCTAGGGTTACTATATTGATACCTTCGTCGTTAATCTCACGCAACACCGCCGCCAATGTGGTCGACTTGCCAGAACCGGTCGGCCCGGTAATAAGAATCTCACCGAACGGTTTGACTATGCTTTCACGAACTAAATCCAAAGACCTGCCCCCCAGTCCCAGATCAGTCAATTTAATGTCACCGACAAGCGGATCCAATATTCTCAATACAACCTTCTCGCCGTTTCTGGTGGGAAAAGTAGAAACCCTAAAATCAACGCGCCTATCCCCCACCTTGGTAGAAAACCGGCCATCTTGTGCCAAGCGAGTTTCATCAATCTTAAGATCGGAGAGAATCTTAATCCTTGTAACTAGTGCGGACAACAAACCGGTGGGCAAAGAAAGGACGGTCTGCAAAACACCATCAACGCGGAATCTTAAGCGCACCCTATCTTCAAACGGCTCTATGTGAATATCTGAAGCACGCGTCTCAACCGCGTGCTTAATGACGATGGCAACAATGCGAGTAACTGGCGCTTCAGCGGTTATTTCTTCCAAACCGCCAGTTTTCTCGGTAATTTTGAGTTCTTTTTGAGAAACCTCCTCTGATAATTGCTCCAATGCTCGACCGACCTCCGTTGTCAACGTGCGGACGCTTTTGCTTAAATTGTCAAAATCCTTATAACTAATGAGGTATTTCTCTAAATTAAGACCGCGGTCGAAAGCTATAAACTTAACCGCTTCCAGCGCATCAATGTTTTCCGGATTTACAACGCCCACCCTCAAAACAGAACTATCCCTGGCAAAAGGTAAAACTTTGTAAAAATTGATTATGTTTTCGGGGATATCTTTTACTACATCGCGATCAATTTCAACACCAGAAAGGTCAGCCACAGGAAGCTGATAAATCTGCGATTTTATCTTAAGAAGATCGGCATCGCTTATTATGCTCTTTCTAACTAAAACCTCTCCAAAGTCCTTTTGAATTGCAGATGCTTCATTTTCAACTTCATTTGCAACCCCCGAGCTTAAAAGTCCCTGGCGCAGAAGTTCCTCTATTAAAAGTTGCGGAAGTTGATACGGCACGTTTAAGTGGTAAGTAGCAAGTAGTAAGTGGCGGGCACGGGGCAACAAGTTTAATTTTGTTTTTTCGCGTGCTACGTTCTACTTGCCACTTACTACGTATTGCAATGCTTCGTTAGAAGGGCGCGAAAATATCAATGCGACCAGTTGAGCCTGGCTGGACCGGTGATTCGCCGAAAATCCTAAGAGTTTTAAATATTAGGTTATCCAGACCAGAAAAATCAAGTTTTAAATCCTTGAACTTAGAAAAATTTACGTCGGTAAGACTTGCTGGCACAACCGAAACGGATTGATCTTGTGATGTTTGGTTATAATAAAAATAACCCACAATTAAACCGAGTATGATAATCGCAAATAAAATTACCGGGCTTGTTGTATTTTTGGTTGGAGTAATCATAAAAAGTATAAAGGGGTTAGTATTGAGTATTAAGGGAAATTTGGGATGCCCCCCATAATACATAATACTTGATACCAATCCCTTACTATTTCAGATAGTACGCGTTCATTTTAATTGTAAAGTTAACATTGCCTGGCGATGTGGTAGAGGCCGCTCCGGTAATCTCAAAGATGTCATAAAGCCGGAGACTCTGTTCCAGAAGTTTTAGAAAGTTAACAAAAGAGGGATACGCCCCAACCAAATCAGCTCCAATTAAAATTTTCTTATATCCTATTTCACTGGTAACCGGCACTGCCGCGGTAGTCAAAACTGACAACTGCAACCCCGATTGTTCAGTTATCTTCTGAATACTGGATACTACTTCATCAATTTGCTTCTTTTCCGGTATAAAAACCTTGATTTTGTTAATATCCGCTTGTCTGGACTGGGCTTGACGATTTAGTTCCTGAATTTTTTCAAAAACAAACGCTGTTTCTTTTAACACGACCTTCCTGGAATTAACCGCTTCTTTGGTAACTTTGATTGCGTCGTATTGGGGCATGACCAAAACAAAAAGCAAAAGTAATCCCAAGGAAAAGATAATTGCGGCTAGCGTATTTTTTTCCATTAAACTATTTTGGGTTAACTTTAACCGTCAATCCGTCGGGTTTAAAAAATAATTGCATAGTTAATTCTACTTGTCCCGTGGGTTGGCTTTGAACTTTGTTTAAAATTATGTCGGTCACGGAATCAATCGTGTAAAAAGAAGCAATTTGCCTTGCAATGGTAGTATAATTTGCGGCAAGAGCGGTAATTAAGATCTTCTTGCCCAAAACGTCAACATTTATTGATTTAAACTGGACCTGCGGCTGTACCAAACTCTGAATTTTAGTAAAAGCCTCCGACAACAAAAGGTGTGAACCTATCAGGGGATTTACTACGGCCAACTGTTGATTTAAATCCAAAAGCTTGGTCTCTGTATGCTTGTCTCTGGACTTTTCAAAATCAGACAACTGTTTATCAATTGATGACAACGTAGAAAGTAATGACTGCTTATAGAACACTAAGCCAAAATAAATACCCAGAAACAGCGCTAAAACGATAAAACTCAAAACAAGGATTCTATTTTGACCCGGCAATTTAATTTCTATCTTTTTCCTTGTTTCAGGAAGAAGTTGTAACCCTCCTATGTCTGACATTAACCTATACTCATTATACTACATGATGTCTGAATGCTTATTCACAACTAACCACATTTACAAAATTAAAATATTTTATTAAAAATTATATTTCCCTCATTGCTAGTCCGATAGCTATAGAAAAAGTGGGATTAAGTTCAGAACGAATTTTGTCTAACCCCGGTGGCGTGATTAAACGGGCCAAGGGATTGCCAACGGCTAGTGGCAAACCTAATTTGGCCCCAAAGTAATCCGCAAAATTGGGCATATTAGCCAAACCACCGACCAGAATTATTTTGGTAACCTTAGTATTTTTAAGTTCCTCGTAACTATGTATGGTTTTTTTGGTTTCAAAAGCCATCATGTCAATCAGCGAACTCATAGCTTCCTGAATTACGTTATTATCAACGTCTTTGATACCGAAACTTCGTTTCAACTCCTCTGCTCTCTTTAGATTCACATTCAAAGATTTGGATATGGATTTGGTTATCTCAAATCCTCCAATCTCATAGTTGTGGCTAATTCTTTCGTACCCATTATCAACAATAAGAATTGAGGTGCTCCGTCCGCCAATATTTACTATCGCGACCGGACTAAGATCGTTTCCCAAAAGCGCCCTTATCAAAGCGGAATTCTCCAACTCAAGAGCGCGCAAATTCAGTCCGGCTGATTTCGTAATATTTTTATAACGTTCCGTTTCTTGCTTATGCACGGCAACAAGAAAAACCTCAACTGTGGGCGTTTTGGGGGTAGCTTGCTGGTTATTGATCTGCTGCTGCTGATTTTTGGTCGCTATGTTAATGATTGACCAATCCAGCACCACTTCATCAAGCGGTAGAGGTATGTACTTGCGCGCCTCAAAAGGAATCGTTTTGGCCATGTCTTTTTCTGAAAGATAAGGCATGGAAATAATAGTAGAAAAAGTAGAAAAGGTCGGTATGGATGCCACCGCCTCACGGGATTTGATTCCGGAACGTTTTATAACCTCGCGTATCCCCCATGCTAAATCCTGATCCGATAAATGAGCAGTCCTGGATACTTGTCTGCCAGAAGCGTTTAGCGTCTCCTCGATGGATTCCAGTTCGAAAAGGCCATAATTTTCAAGCTTAAAACGGCCGGATTCTTTTGACAGTTCCACAATCTTAATTGAAGCCGTCCCGATGTCTATGCCGAGTTTTGATTTTGCTTTGAAACCGAAAAAATTCATACGTCTATTGTCATTATACCACTAGCTTGATAAATCTTATACACATGACCACATTAAAGAACTGGCTTCTTGATATCTTTTTCCCGCGGCACTGTTTGGGTTGTAATGTTTTGTTGCGGGAAAATAAGCTTTCATATCTTTGCCAACATTGCCAAGCCGCGATCAAATTTAAAAATGACTTTGCCTGTGCTTTTTGCAGATCGCCCGTAAAAAATGGCAAAACCTGCCAATTTTGTATTAAAGATCACTTTCTGGATAGGCTACTAGTCTCAACTTCATACGAAAACCCGCTTGCAGAAAAAAGTTTGAAAATGATGAAATACAGATTTATCGCAATGCTTGCCGGTGACATTGCTGGTTTTATGGTTAAATACATGCAAAACAGCCTGATAAAAAAGCTGGGCATTGAAACAGGAACCGTTGTTGTGCCGGTACCGCTCCATCGCGAACGATTAAACTGGCGTGGATTCAACCAGTCAGAATTGATAGCTGTGAAAATCGCCGATAATTTCGAATGGCCCTTGGTCACGAACGAACTCAAACGAGTCCGAGCGAATAAACCGCAAATTGAAATGCCGGATCGTAATTCTCGTATAAAAAATATGAAAAATATTTTTCAATATGCACCTGCGCGTGTAGGGTCGCCTGACATAAAAGGCAAAACCATTTTGCTTATTGATGATATTTCAACGACCGGTTCGACGCTTGACGATTGCGCCCGCGCCCTCAAGGGCGCGGGCGCAAAAAAAGTAATCGGATTCGTGTTCGCGAGAAACAAAATCTAATCCAGTATCGTCTTTGCAATTTTATTTAACTCTTCGAGAGTCGAGAATTTGATTACTATGTTGCCTCCA
This sequence is a window from Candidatus Yanofskybacteria bacterium. Protein-coding genes within it:
- the tadA gene encoding Flp pilus assembly complex ATPase component TadA — its product is MPYQLPQLLIEELLRQGLLSSGVANEVENEASAIQKDFGEVLVRKSIISDADLLKIKSQIYQLPVADLSGVEIDRDVVKDIPENIINFYKVLPFARDSSVLRVGVVNPENIDALEAVKFIAFDRGLNLEKYLISYKDFDNLSKSVRTLTTEVGRALEQLSEEVSQKELKITEKTGGLEEITAEAPVTRIVAIVIKHAVETRASDIHIEPFEDRVRLRFRVDGVLQTVLSLPTGLLSALVTRIKILSDLKIDETRLAQDGRFSTKVGDRRVDFRVSTFPTRNGEKVVLRILDPLVGDIKLTDLGLGGRSLDLVRESIVKPFGEILITGPTGSGKSTTLAAVLREINDEGINIVTLEDPIEYYINGINQSQTHEEINYTFANGLRHILRQDPDVIMVGEIRDGETASLAIQASLTGHVVLSTLHTNDTIGVIPRLVDMGVEKYLIAPTLNLAVAQRLVRKLCQTCKIKTKANTGEEFMIKKALDKMPPDAQKELPKSNFEIFKPGEGCKECNGKSYKGRMGVFETLAMTDELERIVLTNISEEELRKEAIRQGIIFNFIIL
- the pilO gene encoding type 4a pilus biogenesis protein PilO, with product MEKNTLAAIIFSLGLLLLFVLVMPQYDAIKVTKEAVNSRKVVLKETAFVFEKIQELNRQAQSRQADINKIKVFIPEKKQIDEVVSSIQKITEQSGLQLSVLTTAAVPVTSEIGYKKILIGADLVGAYPSFVNFLKLLEQSLRLYDIFEITGAASTTSPGNVNFTIKMNAYYLK
- the pilM gene encoding type IV pilus assembly protein PilM; the protein is MNFFGFKAKSKLGIDIGTASIKIVELSKESGRFKLENYGLFELESIEETLNASGRQVSRTAHLSDQDLAWGIREVIKRSGIKSREAVASIPTFSTFSTIISMPYLSEKDMAKTIPFEARKYIPLPLDEVVLDWSIINIATKNQQQQINNQQATPKTPTVEVFLVAVHKQETERYKNITKSAGLNLRALELENSALIRALLGNDLSPVAIVNIGGRSTSILIVDNGYERISHNYEIGGFEITKSISKSLNVNLKRAEELKRSFGIKDVDNNVIQEAMSSLIDMMAFETKKTIHSYEELKNTKVTKIILVGGLANMPNFADYFGAKLGLPLAVGNPLARLITPPGLDKIRSELNPTFSIAIGLAMREI
- a CDS encoding ComF family protein is translated as MTTLKNWLLDIFFPRHCLGCNVLLRENKLSYLCQHCQAAIKFKNDFACAFCRSPVKNGKTCQFCIKDHFLDRLLVSTSYENPLAEKSLKMMKYRFIAMLAGDIAGFMVKYMQNSLIKKLGIETGTVVVPVPLHRERLNWRGFNQSELIAVKIADNFEWPLVTNELKRVRANKPQIEMPDRNSRIKNMKNIFQYAPARVGSPDIKGKTILLIDDISTTGSTLDDCARALKGAGAKKVIGFVFARNKI